From a region of the Candidatus Hydrogenedentota bacterium genome:
- a CDS encoding Gfo/Idh/MocA family oxidoreductase: MSTKTLSRRQFIAAGAAGLAVAAAPSHAKSSVPPRAGLIGCGGGGHALADILARPGAPMRIARLCDLDPHRASAIADQTGAALESGWEPMIESPDLDAILIATPDDSHAEIARRALEAGKHVYVLPPLALDAQSIQGLREAADRSDRVICVAMDPAQERRWRDAAAQLTAEKKTPYRIHVALKPGPDEPAGHWARCAARSLGPAARELFNNVYPMMRHLLPDGTPRASALGGAFGRDPRETPDAVALTLDYPSLSAVAVYMPGRGYEPDIIRGRAGNIMLPPLTPAPAWDIDSFAHAVATGDASAMRARFEIACKAQTAICKALGPMFKPVV, translated from the coding sequence CTGGCCGTCGCGGCCGCGCCCAGCCACGCCAAATCCTCAGTGCCCCCCCGCGCCGGGCTCATCGGATGCGGCGGTGGCGGCCACGCGCTGGCGGACATCCTCGCGCGCCCCGGCGCCCCGATGCGAATCGCGCGTCTCTGCGACTTGGATCCGCACCGCGCGAGCGCAATCGCCGATCAAACCGGCGCCGCGCTGGAATCCGGCTGGGAACCCATGATCGAAAGCCCGGATCTCGACGCCATCCTGATCGCCACGCCCGACGATTCCCACGCGGAAATCGCCCGCCGCGCGTTGGAGGCCGGAAAGCACGTCTACGTGCTGCCGCCCCTCGCGCTCGATGCCCAAAGCATTCAGGGCCTTCGCGAGGCGGCCGATCGATCCGATCGCGTGATTTGTGTTGCGATGGACCCCGCCCAGGAACGGCGCTGGCGCGACGCCGCCGCACAACTCACGGCGGAGAAGAAGACCCCATACCGCATACACGTGGCGTTGAAACCGGGGCCAGACGAGCCCGCCGGGCACTGGGCACGCTGCGCCGCCCGCTCGCTCGGGCCCGCCGCCCGGGAGCTCTTCAACAACGTCTACCCCATGATGCGCCACCTCCTCCCGGACGGGACACCGCGCGCGTCCGCCCTGGGCGGGGCCTTCGGTCGGGACCCCCGCGAGACGCCCGACGCCGTGGCGCTCACGCTCGACTACCCATCGCTGTCCGCCGTCGCGGTCTACATGCCCGGGCGGGGCTACGAACCCGATATCATTCGCGGGCGGGCCGGTAACATCATGCTTCCCCCGCTGACGCCCGCGCCCGCCTGGGATATCGATTCCTTTGCCCACGCGGTCGCCACCGGGGACGCGTCCGCAATGCGCGCCCGCTTTGAAATCGCCTGCAAAGCCCAGACCGCGAT